In Helianthus annuus cultivar XRQ/B chromosome 8, HanXRQr2.0-SUNRISE, whole genome shotgun sequence, a single genomic region encodes these proteins:
- the LOC110872019 gene encoding nuclear-pore anchor isoform X1 translates to MPLFLSDEEYARCNHDPSLITQKADAYIRELHNQLDTEKSQHDAASVTAEQTCSLLEHKYVSLKSEFDTLQAQCSQLSSSLEERVSEVAQIQADKHQIYLQSIGKDGEIERLSLETSELQKSKSQLLQLIEHKDLEINEKNSSIKGYLDKIVSMTDSASSKDSRIIELEAEHARMNASSARLTQEKELVERHNLWLNDELTTKVNSLLELRKVHNELEADMSSKLAELERKYNETSSSLKWKDDRVNELESKLEALQAEICSSKEMAAATEERLSTELSTVNKLVELYKENSDEWSKKSGELEGVIKALETHASQLEKDYKERLSNETSARIQFETEVSLLKEKFQQCEKELETYRNSDHNLLQLSSFNTKAYEDNNNNNNPMLVPSVPAGISGTALAASLLRDGWSLVKMYEKYQEAVDALRHEEFGRKHSQSVLERVLHEIEEKAEVILDERVEHERMLEAYTTLNEKLQHSLSEQTVLEKTAQELKAEVKKHKRDYGLAQKENNDLQKQVTVLLKECRDVQMRCGSVNNDSVEVQMDVNLDSDDGFSDRMLTFKDINGLVEQNVQLRGVVRLLTEQIETKEVELKENFEKEFQKQCKETASKVDAVLARAEEQTQMIDSLHTSVAMYKKLYEEEHKRHVPQLQSSDPAPVDVRNIVRQSEAFYDSSSKKAKEKAYERIKLLEEEITGIRSEIITLRSERDKLTSESTFANEKLDRFMKDFDRQREEMNGVIARNVEFSQLIVDYQRKIREASESLHIAEDLSRKLNMEVSVLKREKEILINSEKRAFEEVGSMSERVHQLQTTLNTIQSAEEVREESRNAQRLSQEDYVKRTERDWAEAKNELQKERDNIRKLTLEHESAMRGSMQRIEEMGKELANALHAVSVANTRASAAEERVSQFEKTKSSETNIENDDTSKGDVAVLKEEIEKLKAEAKPDKDHMLQYKRLAQVNESALREMEFRHERFKSEAEKVKKSLEDEVLSLKEQVNQLQDGYISKEKEAASAVLSQEHALASSTSEVFKLREEITAKTLRVDGLESRISAMKDELEKEHQRWRIAQDNYERQVILQSETIQELTKTSQELTLINEKLSELQKVSDILKTENDELKTKWETEKSVLEESKDKAEKKFNEVNEQNKILHDQLEALHIKLAGSVAQTSDDGGLQNVVKYLRRSKEIAETEISLLKQERLRLQSQLEAAMKAESEAQALLRTERDNSRSVHFTEDEFKALQVQVREMNLLRESNVQLREENRHNFEECQKLRQLFQDAKIEVENLNGLIVERQNEVEGFKREIEMQKKNMKDREDYVRLQVDFQQINVKLSEKDGQLEEIKKRVSEKQDVIIRLERDLERSKVELDVRESKINNVVQTESLLKTEVDKQKRLIYQLKRRCENLAKEKEETLKKNQELSDELVKRSNVDGVGELAEKDTRIQMLEKTVEKLRDESREKEEKDTRIQMLEKIVERLRDDVKKGKEEVRIEKAKNQNTDNGIREEPKVEPRKLARKLIRPSIVKPEQPKGDADMSDAIDTNVQSSLRKRPSTAEAPEESNDVSVADVAPPQAKKSRGSEQAHEVGDVCETVTEELFNPGDETQIMKEDDNTVSDYISEENATKTEIEASEDQHKITEVAHTQLQPVTSDPEEGDFENQVRSPPPMPVEDEMPEETLAETEVSSALLTTEDDEDKHGEESEVEVEETTLENSTDKFDNDSVGNQDSSAVSGVSTSTGPTEVKPEEPVTGLRITSLNERARQRSLQRLSGAQFSPPVTRGRGRVIRGRTRGGRTARGGGRTPGSQGM, encoded by the exons ATGCCTCTGTTCTTGTCTGACGAAGAGTACGCTCGCTGCAACCACGATCCATCTCTGATCACACAAAAAGCCGATGCGTACATCAGAGAGTTACACAATCAACTCGACACTGAAAAATCTCAACACGATGCTGCTTCCGTAACCGCCGAACAAACGTGTTCGCTTCTCGAGCACAAGTATGTTTCTCTCAAATCGGAATTCGATACGTTGCAAGCGCAATGTTCGCAACTCAGTTCTAGTTTAGAAGAACGTGTCTCGGAAGTCGCTCAGATTCAAGCGGATAAACACCAGATTTATCTTCAATCG ATTGGTAAAGATGGCGAGATTGAGAGGCTTTCACTGGAAACATCAGAGCTACAAAAATCTAAAAGTCAACTGCTACAGCTGATCGAACATAAAGATTTGGAGATTAACGAGAAGAATTCTAGCATCAAGGGTTATCTTGACAAGATTGTTTCTATGACCGACAGTGCTTCTTCTAAAGATTCACGGATTATCGAACTGGAAGCCGAGCATGCACGCATGAACGCTTCTTCAGCTCGTTTGACTCAAGAGAAAGAATTAGTTGAGAGACATAATCTTTGGCTTAATGACGAGTTGACCACCAAAGTCAACAGTCTTCTGGAGCTAAGAAAGGTACATAATGAACTAGAGGCTGATATGTCGTCTAAGCTTGCAGAACTTGAAAGAAAGTACAATGAAACTTCTAGCTCGTTGAAGTGGAAGGATGATAGAGTCAACGAACTCGAGTCAAAGCTTGAAGCCTTACAG GCTGAGATATGCTCATCTAAAGAGATGGCTGCTGCAACTGAAGAGCGGTTGTCTACTGAGCTGTCGACTGTAAACAAACTTGTTGAACTCTACAAAGAGAATTCAGACGAGTGGTCGAAAAAGTCCGGAGAGCTTGAAGGTGTTATCAAGGCTTTAGAGACACACGCAAGTCAACTTGAAAAAGATTATAAAGAACGCCTTTCTAACGAAACATCTGCAAGAATACAATTCGAAACTGAAGTTTCACTTTTGAAAGAAAAGTTTCAACAGTGTGAAAAAGAATTGGAAACTTACCGAAATTCGGACCATAATCTTCTTCAGCTTAGCAGTTTCAACACTAAAGCATAtgaagataataataataataataatccaatGCTTGTTCCCAGTGTTCCGGCAGGTATTTCAGGTACAGCACTAGCTGCTTCTCTTCTTCGTGACGGTTGGAGTTTAGTTAAAATGTACGAGAAGTACCAAGAAGCTGTTGATGCTTTGAGACACGAGGAATTCGGAAGAAAACATTCACAATCAGTGCTAGAACGTGTTTTGCATGAAATAGAAGAGAAAGCTGAGGTCATATTAGATGAACGTGTAGAACACGAAAGAATGCTTGAAGCGTACACTACGTTAAATGAAAAGCTGCAGCATTCTCTCTCTGAACAAACTGTTCTTGAGAAAACCGCTCAAGAGTTGAAGGCTGAAGTAAAAAAACACAAACGTGACTATGGTTTAGCTCAAAAAGAAAACAACGATCTTCAGAAACAGGTGACGGTTTTATTGAAAGAATGTCGTGACGTACAAATGCGTTGTGGGTCCGTCAATAACGATTCTGTTGAAGTTCAGATGGATGTTAATTTGGATTCCGATGATGGTTTCTCTGACCGGATGTTGACTTTTAAGGATATAAACGGTTTAGTTGAGCAGAATGTACAGCTTCGGGGTGTAGTTCGTCTTTTAACTGAGCAAATCGAGACTAAAGAAGTTGAGTTAAAGGAGAATTTCGAGAAGGAATTTCAAAAACAGTGTAAAGAAACTGCTTCTAAAGTTGATGCGGTATTGGCTAGAGCCGAAGAACAAACACAAATGATCGACTCACTTCATACTTCTGTTGCTATGTACAAGAAGTTATATGAAGAAGAACATAAACGACACGTTCCTCAACTGCAATCTTCAGATCCCGCACCAGTTGACGTAAGAAACATTGTTCGACAATCTGAAGCTTTTTATGATTCTTCTTCAAAAAAGGCAAAGGAAAAGGCGTATGAAAGGATAAAGCTTCTAGAAGAAGAGATAACAGGTATTAGAAGCGAGATCATTACATTAAGGTCAGAACGCGACAAGTTGACTTCAGAGTCAACTTTTGCTAATGAGAAACTCGACAGATTTATGAAAGATTTTGACCGTCAACGGGAAGAAATGAACGGTGTTATAGCGCGAAATGTTGAATTCTCACAGTTGATAGTTGATTACCAAAGAAAGATACGTGAAGCTTCTGAATCGTTGCATATCGCAGAAGACTTGTCACGCAAGCTAAATATGGAGGTCTCGGTTTTAAAACGTGAAAAAGAAATATTAATAAATTCTGAAAAACGAGCGTTTGAGGAGGTTGGTAGTATGTCGGAAAGAGTTCATCAGTTGCAAACTACTTTGAATACAATTCAAAGTGCTGAAGAGGTGCGGGAAGAATCTAGAAACGCTCAGCGTTTAAGTCAAGAGGATTACGTTAAAAGAACCGAACGGGATTGGGCTGAGGCGAAAAACGAGCTTCAAAAAGAACGGGATAACATTCGTAAGCTAACACTCGAGCATGAATCAGCTATGCGAGGGTCCATGCAAAGAATCGAGGAAATGGGAAAAGAATTAGCTAACGCGTTACATGCTGTTTCGGTTGCTAATACTCGCGCTTCTGCTGCCGAAGAACGTGTATCTCAGTTTGAGAAAACAAAGAGTTCGGAAACAAACATTGAAAATGATGATACGTcaaaaggcgatgtggctgtgtTGAAGGAGGAGATTGAGAAACTGAAAGCAGAAGCTAAACCGGATAAAGACCACATGTTGCAGTACAAGAGATTAGCACAAGTGAATGAATCTGCATTAAGAGAAATGGAATTCCGACACGAACGGTTTAAATCCGAGGCGGAAAAGGTGAAGAAGTCGTTAGAAGATGAAGTTTTATCGTTAAAAGAGCAGGTAAATCAGCTTCAAGACGGTTATATCTCAAAGGAAAAAGAAGCAGCTTCTGCTGTTTTATCACAGGAACACGCTCTTGCATCTTCAACGTCAGAGGTTTTTAAGTTACGGGAAGAAATTACCGCAAAAACGTTGCGTGTAGACGGTTTAGAGTCACGAATCTCAGCCATGAAAGATGAGTTGGAGAAAGAGCACCAACGATGGCGTATTGCTCAAGACAATTACGAAAGGCAGGTTATATTGCAGTCTGAAACGATTCAGGAGTTGACTAAAACATCACAAGAGTTGACCTTAATTAACGAAAAGTTATCCGAACTCCAGAAAGTATCCGACATACTAAAAACCGAAAACGACGAGCTAAAAACCAAGTGGGAGACTGAAAAGTCGGTTCTAGAAGAGTCCAAAGATAAAGCAGAGAAAAAGTTTAACGAAGTTAACGAACAAAACAAAATATTGCATGATCAACTCGAAGCATTGCACATCAAGCTTGCGGGTTCCGTTGCGCAAACTTCTGATGATGGTGGGTTACAGAACGTGGTGAAGTATTTGAGGCGGTCAAAAGAGATTGCGGAGACCGAGATCTCGTTATTAAAGCAGGAAAGGCTACGGTTACAGTCACAGCTCGAGGCTGCTATGAAGGCCGAATCAGAAGCTCAAGCGTTACTTCGTACTGAACGGGATAATTCTCGATCAGTGCATTTCACAGAGGATGAGTTTAAAGCGTTACAGGTTCAAGTTAGAGAAATGAATTTGCTTCGAGAAAGTAATGTACAGCTTAGAGAAGAAAATCGACACAATTTTGAAGAATGTCAAAAATTACGTCAGTTGTTCCAAGATGCTAAAATTGAAGTCGAGAATTTGAACGGCTTGATTGTCGAAAGGCAAAACGAAGTGGAAGGTTTTAAGAGAGAAATAGAGATGCAAAAGAAGAACATGAAAGATCGTGAAGATTATGTTCGATTGCAAGTAGATTTCCAACAGATAAACGTGAAATTATCCGAGAAAGATGGACAATTGGAGGAGATTAAGAAACGTGTTTCCGAAAAACAAGACGTGATAATACGGTTGGAGCGGGATCTTGAAAGAAGCAAAGTGGAATTAGATGTACGAGAGTCGAAGATAAACAACGTTGTGCAAACCGAGAGTTTGTTAAAAACAGAAGTTGACAAACAGAAGAGACTCATTTATCAGTTGAAGCGCAGATGCGAGAATTTGGCGAAAGAAAAGGAGGAAACATTGAAGAAGAATCAAGAACTTTCTGACGAGTTAGTTAAAAGAAGCAACGTAGACGGTGTAGGTGAACTAGCAGAGAAAGATACACGGATTCAGATGCTTGAAAAAACGGTTGAGAAGTTACGAGACGAGTctagagaaaaagaagaaaaagatacGAGAATACAGATGCTGGAGAAAATTGTCGAAAGGCTAAGAGATGATGTCAAAAAGGGTAAAGAAGAAGTCCGGATTGAAAAAGCGAAGAATCAAAATACCGATAATGGAATTCGCGAAGAACCGAAAGTTGAACCACGTAAGCTTGCACGAAAGTTAATCCGACCTAGTATTGTAAAGCCGGAGCAACCGAAGGGTGATGCGGATATGTCAGATGCCATTGATACTAATGTCCAGTCCTCTTTACGCAAACGCCCGTCTACTGCAGAAGCACCGGAAGAATCAAATGATGTCAGCGTTGCTGACGTGGCGCCACCTCAAGCTAAGAAATCAAGAGGTTCAGAACAAGCGCATGAGGTCGGCGATGTATGTGAAACTGTCACTGAAGAGTTATTCAATCCGGGGGATGAAACTCAAATTATGAAAGAGGATGATAATACTGTAAGTGACTATATTAGTGAAGAGAATGCGACCAAAACTGAAATCGAGGCGTCTGAGGACCAGCATAAGATTACTGAGGTGGCGCACACACAATTGCAGCCCGTAACAAGTGATCCTGAAGAGGGAGATTTTGAGAATCAGGTTAGGTCACCTCCACCCATGCCGGTTGAAGATGAAATGCCGGAAGAAACCTTAGCGGAAACGGAGGTGAGTTCCGCTTTGCTAACTACGGAGGATGATGAAGACAAACACGGAGAAGAAAGTGAAGTAGAAGTAGAAGAGACCACCCTCGAGAATTCAACAGATAAGTTCGATAACGACAGTGTTGGTAATCAAGATAGTAGTGCCGTTAGCGGTGTCTCCACATCAACAGGGCCCACAGaagtaaaaccagaggagccggTTACGGGTTTGCGCATCACTAGTTTGAATGAGAGAGCAAGGCAGAGGTCTCTGCAAAGGCTGTCTGGAGCGCAATTTTCGCCACCTGTCACTAGGGGTCGTGGAAGGGTTATACGTGGTCGAACCCGTGGTGGACGGACTGCCCGTGGTGGTGGTCGAACACCTGGCTCTCAAG GAATGTGA
- the LOC110872019 gene encoding nuclear-pore anchor isoform X2 → MTDSASSKDSRIIELEAEHARMNASSARLTQEKELVERHNLWLNDELTTKVNSLLELRKVHNELEADMSSKLAELERKYNETSSSLKWKDDRVNELESKLEALQAEICSSKEMAAATEERLSTELSTVNKLVELYKENSDEWSKKSGELEGVIKALETHASQLEKDYKERLSNETSARIQFETEVSLLKEKFQQCEKELETYRNSDHNLLQLSSFNTKAYEDNNNNNNPMLVPSVPAGISGTALAASLLRDGWSLVKMYEKYQEAVDALRHEEFGRKHSQSVLERVLHEIEEKAEVILDERVEHERMLEAYTTLNEKLQHSLSEQTVLEKTAQELKAEVKKHKRDYGLAQKENNDLQKQVTVLLKECRDVQMRCGSVNNDSVEVQMDVNLDSDDGFSDRMLTFKDINGLVEQNVQLRGVVRLLTEQIETKEVELKENFEKEFQKQCKETASKVDAVLARAEEQTQMIDSLHTSVAMYKKLYEEEHKRHVPQLQSSDPAPVDVRNIVRQSEAFYDSSSKKAKEKAYERIKLLEEEITGIRSEIITLRSERDKLTSESTFANEKLDRFMKDFDRQREEMNGVIARNVEFSQLIVDYQRKIREASESLHIAEDLSRKLNMEVSVLKREKEILINSEKRAFEEVGSMSERVHQLQTTLNTIQSAEEVREESRNAQRLSQEDYVKRTERDWAEAKNELQKERDNIRKLTLEHESAMRGSMQRIEEMGKELANALHAVSVANTRASAAEERVSQFEKTKSSETNIENDDTSKGDVAVLKEEIEKLKAEAKPDKDHMLQYKRLAQVNESALREMEFRHERFKSEAEKVKKSLEDEVLSLKEQVNQLQDGYISKEKEAASAVLSQEHALASSTSEVFKLREEITAKTLRVDGLESRISAMKDELEKEHQRWRIAQDNYERQVILQSETIQELTKTSQELTLINEKLSELQKVSDILKTENDELKTKWETEKSVLEESKDKAEKKFNEVNEQNKILHDQLEALHIKLAGSVAQTSDDGGLQNVVKYLRRSKEIAETEISLLKQERLRLQSQLEAAMKAESEAQALLRTERDNSRSVHFTEDEFKALQVQVREMNLLRESNVQLREENRHNFEECQKLRQLFQDAKIEVENLNGLIVERQNEVEGFKREIEMQKKNMKDREDYVRLQVDFQQINVKLSEKDGQLEEIKKRVSEKQDVIIRLERDLERSKVELDVRESKINNVVQTESLLKTEVDKQKRLIYQLKRRCENLAKEKEETLKKNQELSDELVKRSNVDGVGELAEKDTRIQMLEKTVEKLRDESREKEEKDTRIQMLEKIVERLRDDVKKGKEEVRIEKAKNQNTDNGIREEPKVEPRKLARKLIRPSIVKPEQPKGDADMSDAIDTNVQSSLRKRPSTAEAPEESNDVSVADVAPPQAKKSRGSEQAHEVGDVCETVTEELFNPGDETQIMKEDDNTVSDYISEENATKTEIEASEDQHKITEVAHTQLQPVTSDPEEGDFENQVRSPPPMPVEDEMPEETLAETEVSSALLTTEDDEDKHGEESEVEVEETTLENSTDKFDNDSVGNQDSSAVSGVSTSTGPTEVKPEEPVTGLRITSLNERARQRSLQRLSGAQFSPPVTRGRGRVIRGRTRGGRTARGGGRTPGSQGM, encoded by the exons ATGACCGACAGTGCTTCTTCTAAAGATTCACGGATTATCGAACTGGAAGCCGAGCATGCACGCATGAACGCTTCTTCAGCTCGTTTGACTCAAGAGAAAGAATTAGTTGAGAGACATAATCTTTGGCTTAATGACGAGTTGACCACCAAAGTCAACAGTCTTCTGGAGCTAAGAAAGGTACATAATGAACTAGAGGCTGATATGTCGTCTAAGCTTGCAGAACTTGAAAGAAAGTACAATGAAACTTCTAGCTCGTTGAAGTGGAAGGATGATAGAGTCAACGAACTCGAGTCAAAGCTTGAAGCCTTACAG GCTGAGATATGCTCATCTAAAGAGATGGCTGCTGCAACTGAAGAGCGGTTGTCTACTGAGCTGTCGACTGTAAACAAACTTGTTGAACTCTACAAAGAGAATTCAGACGAGTGGTCGAAAAAGTCCGGAGAGCTTGAAGGTGTTATCAAGGCTTTAGAGACACACGCAAGTCAACTTGAAAAAGATTATAAAGAACGCCTTTCTAACGAAACATCTGCAAGAATACAATTCGAAACTGAAGTTTCACTTTTGAAAGAAAAGTTTCAACAGTGTGAAAAAGAATTGGAAACTTACCGAAATTCGGACCATAATCTTCTTCAGCTTAGCAGTTTCAACACTAAAGCATAtgaagataataataataataataatccaatGCTTGTTCCCAGTGTTCCGGCAGGTATTTCAGGTACAGCACTAGCTGCTTCTCTTCTTCGTGACGGTTGGAGTTTAGTTAAAATGTACGAGAAGTACCAAGAAGCTGTTGATGCTTTGAGACACGAGGAATTCGGAAGAAAACATTCACAATCAGTGCTAGAACGTGTTTTGCATGAAATAGAAGAGAAAGCTGAGGTCATATTAGATGAACGTGTAGAACACGAAAGAATGCTTGAAGCGTACACTACGTTAAATGAAAAGCTGCAGCATTCTCTCTCTGAACAAACTGTTCTTGAGAAAACCGCTCAAGAGTTGAAGGCTGAAGTAAAAAAACACAAACGTGACTATGGTTTAGCTCAAAAAGAAAACAACGATCTTCAGAAACAGGTGACGGTTTTATTGAAAGAATGTCGTGACGTACAAATGCGTTGTGGGTCCGTCAATAACGATTCTGTTGAAGTTCAGATGGATGTTAATTTGGATTCCGATGATGGTTTCTCTGACCGGATGTTGACTTTTAAGGATATAAACGGTTTAGTTGAGCAGAATGTACAGCTTCGGGGTGTAGTTCGTCTTTTAACTGAGCAAATCGAGACTAAAGAAGTTGAGTTAAAGGAGAATTTCGAGAAGGAATTTCAAAAACAGTGTAAAGAAACTGCTTCTAAAGTTGATGCGGTATTGGCTAGAGCCGAAGAACAAACACAAATGATCGACTCACTTCATACTTCTGTTGCTATGTACAAGAAGTTATATGAAGAAGAACATAAACGACACGTTCCTCAACTGCAATCTTCAGATCCCGCACCAGTTGACGTAAGAAACATTGTTCGACAATCTGAAGCTTTTTATGATTCTTCTTCAAAAAAGGCAAAGGAAAAGGCGTATGAAAGGATAAAGCTTCTAGAAGAAGAGATAACAGGTATTAGAAGCGAGATCATTACATTAAGGTCAGAACGCGACAAGTTGACTTCAGAGTCAACTTTTGCTAATGAGAAACTCGACAGATTTATGAAAGATTTTGACCGTCAACGGGAAGAAATGAACGGTGTTATAGCGCGAAATGTTGAATTCTCACAGTTGATAGTTGATTACCAAAGAAAGATACGTGAAGCTTCTGAATCGTTGCATATCGCAGAAGACTTGTCACGCAAGCTAAATATGGAGGTCTCGGTTTTAAAACGTGAAAAAGAAATATTAATAAATTCTGAAAAACGAGCGTTTGAGGAGGTTGGTAGTATGTCGGAAAGAGTTCATCAGTTGCAAACTACTTTGAATACAATTCAAAGTGCTGAAGAGGTGCGGGAAGAATCTAGAAACGCTCAGCGTTTAAGTCAAGAGGATTACGTTAAAAGAACCGAACGGGATTGGGCTGAGGCGAAAAACGAGCTTCAAAAAGAACGGGATAACATTCGTAAGCTAACACTCGAGCATGAATCAGCTATGCGAGGGTCCATGCAAAGAATCGAGGAAATGGGAAAAGAATTAGCTAACGCGTTACATGCTGTTTCGGTTGCTAATACTCGCGCTTCTGCTGCCGAAGAACGTGTATCTCAGTTTGAGAAAACAAAGAGTTCGGAAACAAACATTGAAAATGATGATACGTcaaaaggcgatgtggctgtgtTGAAGGAGGAGATTGAGAAACTGAAAGCAGAAGCTAAACCGGATAAAGACCACATGTTGCAGTACAAGAGATTAGCACAAGTGAATGAATCTGCATTAAGAGAAATGGAATTCCGACACGAACGGTTTAAATCCGAGGCGGAAAAGGTGAAGAAGTCGTTAGAAGATGAAGTTTTATCGTTAAAAGAGCAGGTAAATCAGCTTCAAGACGGTTATATCTCAAAGGAAAAAGAAGCAGCTTCTGCTGTTTTATCACAGGAACACGCTCTTGCATCTTCAACGTCAGAGGTTTTTAAGTTACGGGAAGAAATTACCGCAAAAACGTTGCGTGTAGACGGTTTAGAGTCACGAATCTCAGCCATGAAAGATGAGTTGGAGAAAGAGCACCAACGATGGCGTATTGCTCAAGACAATTACGAAAGGCAGGTTATATTGCAGTCTGAAACGATTCAGGAGTTGACTAAAACATCACAAGAGTTGACCTTAATTAACGAAAAGTTATCCGAACTCCAGAAAGTATCCGACATACTAAAAACCGAAAACGACGAGCTAAAAACCAAGTGGGAGACTGAAAAGTCGGTTCTAGAAGAGTCCAAAGATAAAGCAGAGAAAAAGTTTAACGAAGTTAACGAACAAAACAAAATATTGCATGATCAACTCGAAGCATTGCACATCAAGCTTGCGGGTTCCGTTGCGCAAACTTCTGATGATGGTGGGTTACAGAACGTGGTGAAGTATTTGAGGCGGTCAAAAGAGATTGCGGAGACCGAGATCTCGTTATTAAAGCAGGAAAGGCTACGGTTACAGTCACAGCTCGAGGCTGCTATGAAGGCCGAATCAGAAGCTCAAGCGTTACTTCGTACTGAACGGGATAATTCTCGATCAGTGCATTTCACAGAGGATGAGTTTAAAGCGTTACAGGTTCAAGTTAGAGAAATGAATTTGCTTCGAGAAAGTAATGTACAGCTTAGAGAAGAAAATCGACACAATTTTGAAGAATGTCAAAAATTACGTCAGTTGTTCCAAGATGCTAAAATTGAAGTCGAGAATTTGAACGGCTTGATTGTCGAAAGGCAAAACGAAGTGGAAGGTTTTAAGAGAGAAATAGAGATGCAAAAGAAGAACATGAAAGATCGTGAAGATTATGTTCGATTGCAAGTAGATTTCCAACAGATAAACGTGAAATTATCCGAGAAAGATGGACAATTGGAGGAGATTAAGAAACGTGTTTCCGAAAAACAAGACGTGATAATACGGTTGGAGCGGGATCTTGAAAGAAGCAAAGTGGAATTAGATGTACGAGAGTCGAAGATAAACAACGTTGTGCAAACCGAGAGTTTGTTAAAAACAGAAGTTGACAAACAGAAGAGACTCATTTATCAGTTGAAGCGCAGATGCGAGAATTTGGCGAAAGAAAAGGAGGAAACATTGAAGAAGAATCAAGAACTTTCTGACGAGTTAGTTAAAAGAAGCAACGTAGACGGTGTAGGTGAACTAGCAGAGAAAGATACACGGATTCAGATGCTTGAAAAAACGGTTGAGAAGTTACGAGACGAGTctagagaaaaagaagaaaaagatacGAGAATACAGATGCTGGAGAAAATTGTCGAAAGGCTAAGAGATGATGTCAAAAAGGGTAAAGAAGAAGTCCGGATTGAAAAAGCGAAGAATCAAAATACCGATAATGGAATTCGCGAAGAACCGAAAGTTGAACCACGTAAGCTTGCACGAAAGTTAATCCGACCTAGTATTGTAAAGCCGGAGCAACCGAAGGGTGATGCGGATATGTCAGATGCCATTGATACTAATGTCCAGTCCTCTTTACGCAAACGCCCGTCTACTGCAGAAGCACCGGAAGAATCAAATGATGTCAGCGTTGCTGACGTGGCGCCACCTCAAGCTAAGAAATCAAGAGGTTCAGAACAAGCGCATGAGGTCGGCGATGTATGTGAAACTGTCACTGAAGAGTTATTCAATCCGGGGGATGAAACTCAAATTATGAAAGAGGATGATAATACTGTAAGTGACTATATTAGTGAAGAGAATGCGACCAAAACTGAAATCGAGGCGTCTGAGGACCAGCATAAGATTACTGAGGTGGCGCACACACAATTGCAGCCCGTAACAAGTGATCCTGAAGAGGGAGATTTTGAGAATCAGGTTAGGTCACCTCCACCCATGCCGGTTGAAGATGAAATGCCGGAAGAAACCTTAGCGGAAACGGAGGTGAGTTCCGCTTTGCTAACTACGGAGGATGATGAAGACAAACACGGAGAAGAAAGTGAAGTAGAAGTAGAAGAGACCACCCTCGAGAATTCAACAGATAAGTTCGATAACGACAGTGTTGGTAATCAAGATAGTAGTGCCGTTAGCGGTGTCTCCACATCAACAGGGCCCACAGaagtaaaaccagaggagccggTTACGGGTTTGCGCATCACTAGTTTGAATGAGAGAGCAAGGCAGAGGTCTCTGCAAAGGCTGTCTGGAGCGCAATTTTCGCCACCTGTCACTAGGGGTCGTGGAAGGGTTATACGTGGTCGAACCCGTGGTGGACGGACTGCCCGTGGTGGTGGTCGAACACCTGGCTCTCAAG GAATGTGA